From the Pontiella agarivorans genome, one window contains:
- the mazG gene encoding nucleoside triphosphate pyrophosphohydrolase has product MSKNAESIERLLDVMRTLRAPDGCPWDREQTHESIKGDLIEEAYEVLDAIESGDASMLEEELGDLLLQVVFHSQIAAEDGEFEFHQVADGISDKLIRRHPHVFDEVIVSDSGEVLKNWDAIKKQEKKDANKKVSIVSGIPKHLPALQKAHQVQKRAARAGFDWDKIEDVFDKLHEEIEELKEAIASENEAEIRDELGDLLFSVVNVSRYLGHNPEEILRHNIDKFVSRFQYVEDRVHESGRDFPEYTLEELDAFWNEAKRAE; this is encoded by the coding sequence ATGTCGAAAAATGCTGAATCTATAGAGCGGTTACTGGATGTTATGCGGACACTGCGGGCTCCGGACGGGTGCCCGTGGGACCGGGAGCAGACGCATGAATCGATTAAGGGCGATTTGATTGAAGAGGCGTATGAGGTGCTTGATGCCATTGAAAGCGGTGATGCTTCCATGCTCGAAGAGGAGCTGGGCGATCTGTTGCTGCAGGTGGTGTTTCATTCGCAGATTGCCGCTGAGGACGGCGAGTTTGAATTTCATCAGGTGGCCGACGGGATTTCGGACAAGCTGATCCGCCGGCATCCGCATGTGTTCGATGAAGTGATTGTGTCCGATTCGGGCGAGGTGTTGAAAAACTGGGATGCGATCAAAAAGCAGGAAAAGAAAGACGCGAATAAAAAAGTGTCGATTGTTTCCGGTATACCAAAGCATCTGCCAGCCCTGCAGAAGGCGCATCAGGTGCAGAAGCGCGCGGCCCGGGCGGGATTTGACTGGGATAAAATCGAGGATGTTTTCGATAAACTTCATGAGGAGATCGAAGAGCTGAAGGAGGCGATCGCCTCTGAAAATGAAGCGGAAATCCGGGACGAACTCGGGGACCTTCTTTTCTCGGTGGTGAATGTGAGCCGTTATCTGGGTCACAATCCGGAAGAAATTCTGCGGCACAATATCGATAAGTTTGTGTCGCGTTTCCAATATGTGGAAGACCGGGTGCATGAAAGCGGCCGCGATTTTCCGGAGTATACCCTCGAAGAGCTCGATGCGTTCTGGAATGAGGCCAAACGCGCGGAGTGA
- a CDS encoding alpha-L-fucosidase yields the protein MKNTMMLIMLMLLAVSASAEKYEEDWSSLRRHSVPEWLDGMKFGIYCHWGPQTIQLVEKQKGNEISRPEAFEMWRGEKFDAAAWVDLFEKAGAQFAGPVAWHGSGILNWDSDFSDWTMAKRGPKIDMVGELVSELRKRNMKVLMSFHNNRSIWGQVSPENKLVLDPAGEKEEPLYAANEGRRDEQLLEGWFARMKEAIDKYAPDMVWVDTSYGGTVGAELQNRSIQGRHLPGKDNAIRTIPEPWQQKHLAYYFNQAAADGREVEFIYKSFDIPPGIGMRDIENGSLIGLQYDPWMADINMAHHLEWGTPWFYNPNNPMKSANHLVDLLVDLASKNGRMLLSVPPMADGSFSADQVKQLTDLGNWLKLNGEAVYDTVPWSYFGEGPTEETSPGHHQHGTWDGKDENIPHWGAEDIRFTQKNKILYAIVLGWPGEKLKIRTLGHAGKIYPGEFQSLELLGCEETLEWTQSPEALTVRFPKEKPCDFAYVLKIERK from the coding sequence ATGAAAAATACGATGATGCTCATCATGCTGATGCTGCTGGCCGTCAGTGCTTCAGCGGAAAAATATGAAGAAGACTGGAGCTCGTTGCGCCGGCATTCCGTGCCGGAGTGGCTGGATGGTATGAAGTTCGGCATCTACTGCCATTGGGGGCCGCAGACCATTCAGCTTGTGGAAAAACAGAAAGGGAATGAAATCTCCCGCCCTGAGGCTTTTGAGATGTGGCGGGGTGAAAAGTTTGATGCCGCAGCATGGGTTGATCTGTTCGAAAAAGCGGGGGCGCAGTTTGCCGGTCCGGTGGCGTGGCATGGGTCGGGTATTCTCAACTGGGACAGCGATTTCTCGGACTGGACGATGGCGAAACGCGGGCCGAAAATCGATATGGTCGGTGAGTTGGTTTCCGAATTGCGGAAACGCAATATGAAGGTGCTGATGTCGTTCCATAACAACCGGTCGATCTGGGGTCAGGTTTCGCCGGAAAACAAGCTGGTTCTGGATCCGGCCGGAGAAAAGGAGGAACCGCTGTATGCTGCCAATGAAGGACGCCGCGATGAGCAATTGCTGGAGGGCTGGTTTGCGCGCATGAAGGAGGCGATTGATAAGTACGCGCCGGATATGGTCTGGGTGGATACAAGTTATGGCGGAACGGTGGGGGCTGAATTGCAGAATCGCAGTATTCAGGGGCGGCATCTTCCGGGAAAGGATAATGCCATCCGTACCATTCCCGAGCCGTGGCAGCAGAAGCATTTGGCCTATTATTTCAATCAGGCCGCTGCGGATGGGCGTGAGGTGGAGTTTATTTATAAGTCGTTCGATATTCCGCCGGGCATCGGCATGCGGGATATTGAAAACGGCAGTCTGATCGGGCTGCAGTACGATCCCTGGATGGCGGATATCAACATGGCGCATCATCTGGAGTGGGGAACGCCGTGGTTTTATAATCCGAACAATCCGATGAAGTCGGCGAACCATCTGGTGGATCTGCTGGTGGATCTCGCCAGTAAAAACGGCCGCATGCTGTTGAGTGTGCCGCCGATGGCCGATGGTTCTTTTTCGGCGGATCAGGTGAAGCAGCTGACCGATCTTGGAAACTGGCTGAAGCTCAATGGCGAAGCCGTCTATGATACGGTTCCCTGGAGTTATTTCGGGGAGGGGCCGACTGAAGAAACGTCGCCGGGGCACCATCAGCATGGCACCTGGGACGGGAAGGATGAAAATATTCCGCACTGGGGCGCGGAGGATATCCGCTTCACGCAGAAGAACAAAATTCTCTATGCCATCGTTCTGGGGTGGCCCGGGGAAAAGCTGAAGATCCGGACGCTTGGCCATGCCGGAAAAATCTATCCCGGCGAATTCCAGTCGTTGGAACTTCTGGGGTGTGAGGAGACACTTGAATGGACGCAGTCGCCGGAGGCGCTGACCGTCAGGTTCCCGAAAGAAAAACCCTGCGATTTTGCCTATGTTCTGAAGATTGAACGGAAATAA
- a CDS encoding PEP-CTERM sorting domain-containing protein (PEP-CTERM proteins occur, often in large numbers, in the proteomes of bacteria that also encode an exosortase, a predicted intramembrane cysteine proteinase. The presence of a PEP-CTERM domain at a protein's C-terminus predicts cleavage within the sorting domain, followed by covalent anchoring to some some component of the (usually Gram-negative) cell surface. Many PEP-CTERM proteins exhibit an unusual sequence composition that includes large numbers of potential glycosylation sites. Expression of one such protein has been shown restore the ability of a bacterium to form floc, a type of biofilm.) — translation MKNWMITLMIIPAVVAHGSLLTDNFDSGLDAAWTISYQGTSDADTYAVASGAESAFTAASNPTGKSLLMYDASTNGEVNLRFTMDSGSVGAGETLKVQFDFMSPNSSPATLANMQVQSGTGKASNTSFFQNKSGTDSNQFLNHDGNSNVTLSNTMKEDTWYRFIGEYSANGADPDTYKITLTEYGGATQIWDTTPQNDKASVNSVLFHWNIPEGSKGKEYYLDNVDIAVIPEPATLGLIALFGGGMLVVRRCFSL, via the coding sequence ATGAAAAACTGGATGATCACACTTATGATTATTCCGGCAGTTGTGGCGCATGGATCATTGCTGACGGATAATTTTGACAGCGGCCTGGATGCAGCCTGGACGATTTCATATCAAGGCACTTCGGATGCGGATACCTATGCGGTTGCCAGCGGAGCGGAATCCGCATTCACGGCAGCTTCCAATCCGACGGGGAAATCGCTTCTTATGTACGATGCTTCCACCAATGGAGAGGTCAACCTGAGATTCACCATGGACAGCGGAAGTGTCGGTGCCGGTGAAACGCTGAAGGTTCAGTTTGATTTCATGAGTCCGAATTCAAGCCCGGCCACGCTGGCGAATATGCAGGTGCAGTCAGGCACGGGAAAAGCTTCCAATACAAGTTTCTTTCAGAATAAATCCGGAACGGACAGCAATCAGTTTCTGAACCATGACGGTAATAGTAATGTTACCCTTTCGAATACGATGAAGGAAGATACCTGGTATCGTTTTATCGGAGAATATTCGGCGAACGGGGCCGATCCGGATACGTATAAAATTACTCTGACTGAATATGGAGGAGCCACGCAGATTTGGGACACCACTCCTCAAAATGATAAAGCATCCGTTAATTCGGTTCTGTTCCATTGGAATATTCCTGAAGGATCCAAAGGGAAAGAATACTATCTGGACAATGTGGATATCGCCGTGATTCCTGAACCGGCCACGTTGGGACTGATTGCTCTTTTCGGTGGCGGGATGCTGGTTGTCCGCCGGTGCTTTTCGTTGTAG
- a CDS encoding Sip1-related alpha-galactosidase → MSGWLLGVGYLVGVFCLWVSPCGADVLDLSRSRNGVEVLRDYSGTPDSSGVLEVYALKIPAVKQAAYWRGEWWPYGGNRVCGEVLSRDSEEGGLFSILELNDGSFLAVLPLCGDQAWAWFAPDDGELKLKLGTKGTATVSGNLPVVAWSRSASPYEAASEVWKLAAETKPIRDHMKLRGQKPYPEMFNYLGWCSWEEFKKEIRSDLLVNVFQALEENELPIRYMLVDDGHFSAQTLLPKRDTFPEGYAPLTALRNDRGISWVGMWHALLGEAKGLEPGNPPALSDAMMTLRNGKAVPKPDARSIRMFMEYLFSSSEKDDIDFIKVDFCGTLLPFIAGTETQKAASDFPETNEQAIGNPSAMAALYSRIYQSVAEERFDGVLNCNWHVPHFIFNSGNSVVGRCGPDYKLTVERARRSVFTNFSTIPWLGQVAWGDHDMFHSSDKLAARMMAVSKALSGGPAYLSDAPDRLVPEVVWPLCYSDGRLLRPLAPGAPLPEDLFMNENTMRIFRTMSPLPNRSAAFACFNLQGDGKRAEPVLETIIKPEHYSSASGMIQPFPGDWNIPEEGLLVYDFQTRSAVKLPCSGYRVKLAGFGEYLLQLSPVQNGWSVIGRPDKYLAAAAVDVLHCDEKELSVRMHEAGPLAIWLEKGVPYVDGAVFKSCGNGLFVAEWPATAEPAVITIRKGEQ, encoded by the coding sequence ATGTCTGGGTGGTTGTTGGGTGTTGGTTATCTCGTTGGTGTGTTCTGTCTATGGGTATCCCCCTGTGGGGCTGACGTGCTTGATCTGTCCCGCAGCAGGAACGGGGTTGAAGTCTTGAGGGATTACAGCGGCACCCCGGACAGCAGCGGTGTTCTGGAGGTTTATGCGCTGAAAATACCGGCGGTTAAACAGGCGGCTTACTGGCGCGGGGAATGGTGGCCCTATGGAGGAAACCGCGTTTGCGGTGAAGTGCTTTCCCGTGATTCTGAAGAGGGCGGTTTATTTTCGATTCTGGAACTGAACGACGGTTCTTTTCTGGCAGTGCTTCCGCTCTGCGGGGATCAGGCCTGGGCGTGGTTTGCGCCGGACGACGGAGAGCTGAAACTGAAACTGGGGACCAAAGGTACTGCAACGGTTTCGGGAAACCTTCCGGTGGTGGCATGGTCGCGGTCAGCGTCGCCCTATGAAGCGGCTTCCGAGGTCTGGAAACTGGCGGCGGAAACAAAGCCGATCAGAGACCATATGAAACTGCGCGGGCAGAAACCTTATCCAGAAATGTTCAACTATCTCGGCTGGTGCTCATGGGAGGAGTTTAAAAAAGAAATCCGTTCCGATCTGCTGGTAAACGTTTTCCAGGCATTGGAAGAAAATGAGCTGCCGATTCGCTACATGCTGGTGGATGACGGGCATTTTTCGGCTCAGACGCTTTTGCCGAAGAGGGATACTTTTCCGGAGGGATATGCGCCGCTGACCGCCCTTAGAAATGACCGGGGTATTTCCTGGGTGGGGATGTGGCATGCACTGCTGGGTGAGGCCAAAGGACTGGAGCCGGGGAACCCTCCGGCTCTTTCGGATGCCATGATGACATTGCGGAACGGGAAGGCGGTTCCGAAACCGGACGCCCGTTCGATCCGCATGTTCATGGAGTATCTGTTCAGCTCTTCCGAAAAGGATGATATCGATTTTATAAAAGTTGATTTCTGCGGAACCCTGCTGCCTTTTATTGCCGGAACGGAAACGCAGAAAGCGGCTTCTGATTTTCCGGAGACGAATGAGCAGGCCATCGGGAATCCTTCTGCCATGGCGGCTCTCTATTCGCGTATTTACCAGAGTGTGGCAGAAGAACGGTTTGACGGGGTGCTGAACTGTAACTGGCACGTTCCTCATTTTATTTTTAATTCTGGAAACAGTGTCGTTGGACGCTGCGGTCCGGATTATAAACTGACGGTGGAACGTGCGCGGCGGTCCGTTTTCACCAATTTCAGTACCATCCCCTGGCTGGGGCAGGTGGCGTGGGGGGATCACGATATGTTTCATTCCTCCGATAAACTGGCCGCACGGATGATGGCCGTTTCCAAGGCGTTATCCGGAGGACCGGCCTATCTTTCCGATGCCCCGGACCGGCTTGTTCCGGAAGTGGTCTGGCCGCTTTGTTATTCGGACGGACGGCTGCTGCGTCCGCTGGCTCCCGGTGCACCGCTGCCGGAAGACCTGTTTATGAACGAAAACACGATGCGGATTTTTCGTACGATGTCTCCGTTGCCGAACCGTTCTGCAGCTTTTGCCTGTTTTAATCTGCAGGGTGATGGAAAGCGTGCAGAGCCGGTGTTGGAGACGATCATTAAACCTGAGCACTATTCGTCGGCGTCGGGCATGATTCAGCCGTTTCCCGGGGATTGGAATATTCCGGAAGAAGGATTGCTGGTTTATGATTTTCAGACCCGGTCGGCCGTCAAACTGCCCTGCTCCGGATATCGGGTGAAACTCGCCGGTTTCGGGGAGTACCTGCTTCAGCTGAGTCCGGTTCAGAACGGATGGTCTGTGATTGGACGTCCGGATAAATATCTGGCTGCGGCGGCGGTTGATGTGCTGCACTGCGATGAAAAAGAGCTTTCTGTCAGGATGCATGAAGCGGGGCCGTTGGCGATATGGCTGGAAAAGGGCGTTCCATATGTTGACGGGGCCGTGTTTAAATCCTGTGGAAACGGATTGTTTGTTGCGGAATGGCCTGCAACGGCTGAACCGGCGGTTATTACGATACGAAAAGGAGAACAATGA
- a CDS encoding response regulator transcription factor: MIRILVVDDNALMRLGLTEAIGIEPELEVAGEAASGAEALEVFRRVNPDVITMDYQMPGGESGIECTKKIMAEDPHAKVILLSVFDSEEDIYLAKQAGVKGYLTKKAGGVRDVIGAIQEVASGGTYFPAQIATKLNNRLKQPDLTKREMQVLKLLAEGNSNKEIGDILSISLATVKLHIANLREKLGASDRTQAVVFAYKRGILHLDD; the protein is encoded by the coding sequence ATGATTCGTATTTTAGTGGTGGATGATAATGCGCTGATGCGGCTGGGACTGACCGAGGCCATCGGTATCGAACCGGAATTGGAAGTGGCCGGGGAAGCGGCGAGCGGAGCGGAAGCGCTGGAGGTTTTCCGGAGAGTAAACCCGGATGTAATCACCATGGACTACCAGATGCCCGGTGGCGAGAGCGGCATTGAATGCACGAAAAAGATTATGGCCGAAGATCCGCATGCTAAAGTTATTCTGCTCTCGGTGTTCGATTCAGAAGAGGATATTTATCTGGCGAAACAGGCCGGGGTGAAGGGGTACCTCACCAAAAAGGCCGGCGGAGTACGCGATGTGATTGGGGCGATTCAGGAGGTGGCATCGGGCGGGACCTATTTCCCGGCTCAGATTGCGACCAAACTGAATAACCGGCTTAAACAGCCCGATCTGACCAAACGTGAAATGCAGGTGCTGAAACTGTTGGCGGAGGGGAACAGTAACAAGGAAATCGGAGATATTCTGAGTATTTCACTGGCCACAGTCAAACTGCACATTGCCAATTTGCGTGAAAAACTGGGGGCTTCTGATCGGACGCAGGCCGTGGTTTTCGCCTATAAACGCGGAATTCTTCATCTAGATGATTAA
- a CDS encoding sensor histidine kinase, with protein sequence MKFVRVLLCTLSLILFCGEAHAAVDSIFKLRRMNEQSAAEGRPVEIRAQVVRTNPIQNSLFIFDGKEEGAFVKGPPDTQTVGRLKQGDIVIVRGITTAGGFAPDIQASRIDVVGHEKVPDGKPVQNNDFLSTGQDSNWVQVRGRVLAFNKSSNSKFILVEVSRNSRILNLQVPYSDENMVKLNEHLFSFVHVNAVAGTIFNLNRQMVDRVFYVHSADDFRTAGKEFRMNVETDAQIHELMRFRMVVNRPIRTFGSVIHAAEGEIYIRNEKAGLRVSVPPATQVKPGDDVAVVGIVEPLPVSPAFIAGSVEVTGNSGVPEPIAVDLDRSIDARLNFNLIQVTAELVDYSSEYFSEDGSSMQLLRCRAGGQVFDVILPGDMPRNEELEPGAQLRLTGLCHVLKRPERHWYLDVVGFRLEVRHPADVEVLAAAPWWNTRRLVWFSGITVSLSSLFLVWIVALRKTVDRQTTIISEKVEREAVMEERSRMARELHDNLEQGLAGASIQLSGCQRLVELSREQQLDFLEALRSSEQNGLQDQREHQRFEVEKSAAKQFRALELVSNMVDRCSKEARATILELRGGLLEKMDLCTAVEITIEPLARECGAKLDYACIGKPVGLQLKAERHLLLFIKEAVSNAARHSSPSTISVQIEYEADAMRVRIEDDGCGFDMAESVKLGHFGLRGMKERAAQLDSELEIESEKGKGTCILLLLPSLRKWGIG encoded by the coding sequence ATGAAGTTTGTCCGGGTATTGCTGTGTACTCTCAGTCTGATTTTGTTCTGTGGAGAGGCTCACGCAGCCGTGGATTCCATTTTCAAGCTTCGACGGATGAACGAGCAGAGTGCCGCCGAAGGCCGGCCGGTTGAGATTCGTGCGCAGGTGGTTCGCACGAACCCTATCCAGAACTCGCTGTTTATTTTTGACGGCAAAGAAGAGGGGGCTTTTGTCAAAGGACCGCCGGACACTCAGACGGTCGGTCGTTTGAAGCAGGGGGACATTGTCATCGTCCGCGGAATTACGACCGCGGGCGGTTTTGCACCGGACATCCAGGCATCGAGGATAGATGTGGTCGGTCATGAGAAGGTTCCTGACGGAAAGCCTGTGCAGAACAACGACTTTCTTTCTACCGGGCAGGATTCGAATTGGGTTCAGGTTCGCGGCCGTGTACTGGCGTTTAATAAATCCTCCAATTCAAAGTTTATCCTGGTGGAAGTCAGCCGGAATTCCCGGATTCTCAATCTGCAGGTTCCTTATTCTGATGAGAACATGGTGAAACTGAATGAACATCTGTTCAGCTTTGTTCACGTCAATGCAGTGGCCGGAACCATCTTTAACCTTAACCGACAGATGGTCGACCGCGTATTTTATGTCCATTCTGCAGATGATTTCCGGACCGCCGGAAAAGAGTTTCGGATGAATGTGGAAACTGATGCCCAGATTCATGAACTGATGCGTTTCCGTATGGTGGTGAACCGGCCGATCCGAACGTTCGGATCGGTGATTCATGCGGCTGAAGGTGAGATTTATATTCGGAACGAAAAAGCAGGGTTGCGGGTTTCAGTTCCTCCTGCAACACAGGTTAAACCCGGGGATGATGTGGCCGTGGTCGGCATCGTTGAGCCGCTTCCGGTGAGTCCGGCATTTATTGCCGGTTCGGTGGAGGTGACTGGAAATTCAGGTGTTCCGGAACCGATTGCGGTGGATTTGGATCGATCGATTGATGCACGGCTGAATTTTAACCTGATTCAGGTAACGGCTGAGCTGGTCGACTATTCCAGTGAATATTTCAGTGAGGACGGTTCCTCCATGCAGTTGCTTCGTTGCCGTGCCGGTGGACAGGTTTTTGATGTGATTCTTCCGGGGGATATGCCTCGGAACGAAGAGTTGGAGCCCGGGGCTCAGCTTCGTCTGACCGGCCTGTGTCATGTGTTGAAACGGCCTGAGCGGCATTGGTATCTCGATGTGGTTGGTTTTCGGCTGGAGGTGCGGCATCCCGCTGATGTTGAGGTGCTGGCGGCTGCCCCATGGTGGAATACCCGGCGATTGGTCTGGTTTTCGGGGATTACGGTCAGTTTGTCTTCCCTGTTTTTGGTGTGGATTGTCGCATTGCGTAAAACAGTGGACCGGCAGACGACGATTATTAGCGAAAAGGTGGAGCGTGAGGCGGTCATGGAGGAGCGTTCGCGCATGGCGCGCGAACTGCATGATAATCTGGAACAAGGTCTGGCCGGAGCATCCATACAACTGAGCGGCTGTCAGCGGCTGGTTGAATTGAGCCGGGAGCAGCAGTTGGATTTTCTGGAAGCTTTGCGGTCTTCGGAACAAAATGGGCTTCAGGATCAACGGGAGCACCAGCGTTTTGAGGTCGAGAAATCGGCTGCAAAACAGTTCCGGGCCCTGGAACTGGTGAGCAATATGGTGGACCGTTGCAGCAAAGAGGCGCGGGCGACTATTCTCGAACTGCGCGGCGGTCTGCTGGAAAAAATGGATTTGTGTACCGCTGTGGAAATAACCATTGAGCCGCTGGCCCGCGAATGCGGGGCAAAGCTGGACTATGCCTGCATCGGAAAGCCGGTGGGGTTGCAGCTTAAAGCCGAACGGCACCTGCTGCTGTTTATCAAGGAAGCTGTCAGTAATGCCGCGCGGCATTCGTCTCCTTCAACAATTTCCGTGCAGATTGAATATGAGGCAGATGCAATGCGGGTTAGGATCGAGGATGATGGGTGCGGTTTTGATATGGCGGAAAGTGTGAAGCTGGGACATTTTGGTTTACGGGGCATGAAAGAACGTGCGGCTCAGCTGGATAGCGAACTTGAAATTGAGAGTGAAAAGGGCAAAGGCACCTGTATTCTTCTGTTGTTGCCTTCGCTCAGGAAATGGGGGATAGGTTAA
- a CDS encoding sulfatase family protein has translation MAIWAGAVCAAERPNFLIILADDLGYADLGFTGSTEIKTPVLDKLAADGVQFSNGYVTHPYCGPSRAGLITGRYQARFGLEINLTNAFFDQHSGLPLSEVTFAKRLQQSGYRTGMIGKWHLGGSHVFHPNNRGFDYFFGFLSGGHSYFPENVNTTFPLELENGKPHYTANEGGYWPLSRNNNAAEFDEYLTTKLSREAAQFVREADKPFCLYLAYNAPHAPLEAPKELIEKYAHIDHRERRIYAAMVDAMDQGIGRVIQALKESGKFDNTLIFFLSDNGGIVDKSRPYGTPRGKSHDWGDSGNFRGGKGSMLEGGNHVPFILHWPNGLQGGATYDLPVISLDIAATVVALGRGDTSGPEIEGVNLIPYINGEKKGVPHDALFWRMQDGQHWAVRTPDAKYLLPRKQVSDSPMLFDMKQDPYERNNIVDLQPELRQKLAGLWNKWNAKNEPNKFLQSGAYQQARLKFYEDLRKKLDKEAAAKKPLVIE, from the coding sequence ATGGCGATTTGGGCCGGTGCGGTCTGTGCTGCCGAGCGACCTAATTTTTTGATTATTCTGGCGGATGATCTGGGGTATGCCGATTTGGGATTTACCGGGTCGACAGAAATCAAAACCCCGGTATTGGATAAACTGGCGGCTGACGGGGTGCAGTTTTCCAATGGCTATGTGACGCATCCGTATTGCGGCCCGTCGCGTGCGGGATTAATCACGGGGCGGTATCAGGCACGTTTCGGTTTGGAAATCAATTTAACCAATGCCTTTTTTGATCAGCACAGCGGTCTGCCTCTGAGCGAAGTGACCTTTGCAAAGCGTCTGCAGCAGTCCGGATATCGTACCGGAATGATTGGAAAATGGCATCTGGGCGGATCGCATGTTTTTCATCCGAATAATCGCGGGTTTGATTATTTCTTCGGTTTTCTGTCGGGCGGTCATTCCTATTTCCCGGAAAATGTAAACACCACATTCCCGTTGGAACTGGAAAACGGGAAGCCGCATTATACGGCGAACGAAGGCGGTTATTGGCCGCTGTCTCGCAACAATAACGCCGCGGAGTTCGATGAATATCTGACCACCAAACTGAGCCGCGAAGCCGCGCAGTTTGTTCGTGAAGCAGATAAACCGTTCTGCCTTTATCTGGCCTATAATGCGCCGCATGCTCCGCTGGAGGCCCCGAAAGAACTGATTGAAAAATATGCGCATATTGACCATCGGGAGCGCCGGATTTATGCGGCGATGGTAGATGCGATGGATCAGGGAATCGGCAGGGTGATTCAGGCGCTGAAAGAGTCCGGCAAATTTGATAATACGCTGATCTTTTTTCTGTCGGACAACGGCGGAATTGTGGACAAGTCCCGCCCTTACGGAACGCCGCGCGGGAAATCGCACGACTGGGGCGACAGCGGTAATTTCCGGGGTGGAAAGGGCAGTATGCTGGAAGGCGGGAACCATGTTCCGTTTATTCTGCACTGGCCGAACGGATTGCAGGGGGGCGCAACGTATGACCTGCCGGTCATTTCGCTGGACATTGCGGCGACGGTTGTTGCGCTGGGCCGGGGCGATACGTCCGGACCGGAAATTGAAGGGGTGAATCTTATTCCGTATATCAACGGTGAAAAAAAAGGGGTTCCGCATGACGCGCTCTTCTGGCGCATGCAGGACGGTCAGCACTGGGCGGTTCGCACTCCGGATGCCAAATATCTTCTGCCGCGTAAGCAGGTAAGTGACAGCCCCATGCTGTTCGATATGAAACAGGATCCCTATGAGCGTAATAACATTGTCGATCTGCAGCCGGAATTGCGTCAGAAATTGGCCGGACTCTGGAATAAATGGAATGCGAAAAACGAACCGAATAAATTTCTGCAGTCCGGTGCCTATCAGCAGGCCCGTCTGAAATTCTATGAAGACCTTCGGAAAAAACTCGATAAAGAAGCGGCTGCAAAAAAACCGCTGGTGATCGAATAG